From Hippea alviniae EP5-r, the proteins below share one genomic window:
- the yihA gene encoding ribosome biogenesis GTP-binding protein YihA/YsxC, protein MLDEQKNIGDSGHEEERSEPKGCLAFKKAEFKGSFESAARLLSLPQFAFAGRSNVGKSSLINALLRRKIVYVSKNPGKTILINAIEVNERFYFIDLPGYGYARRSKEMRNRWRITIEDYLKNSNLLYHVFVLIDSRHKPMDSDVMFIEWLKFYKRPFSVVFTKTDKSTQKDISSNIKYLKEKFGSLNYFLTSSKKRKGIDKLCDFIMELSESFPVNKPT, encoded by the coding sequence ATGCTTGACGAACAGAAGAACATTGGTGATTCTGGACACGAAGAAGAACGAAGTGAGCCTAAGGGTTGTTTAGCTTTTAAAAAGGCTGAATTCAAGGGCAGCTTCGAGTCAGCTGCCCGTTTGCTTAGTCTTCCGCAGTTTGCATTTGCAGGCAGAAGTAATGTTGGTAAATCTTCTTTGATAAATGCTTTATTAAGAAGAAAAATAGTCTATGTGAGCAAAAATCCCGGCAAAACCATACTGATAAATGCTATTGAAGTAAATGAGAGATTTTATTTTATTGATTTGCCGGGCTATGGTTATGCAAGAAGGTCTAAAGAGATGAGAAACAGATGGAGAATAACGATTGAAGATTATCTGAAAAACTCAAACCTTCTTTATCATGTGTTTGTTTTAATTGATTCGCGTCATAAACCGATGGATAGCGATGTGATGTTTATTGAGTGGCTTAAGTTTTACAAAAGACCATTTAGTGTCGTTTTTACAAAAACCGATAAAAGCACCCAAAAAGACATATCATCAAATATAAAGTATTTGAAAGAAAAATTCGGCAGTTTAAATTACTTTCTCACATCTTCCAAAAAGAGAAAGGGAAT
- a CDS encoding metallophosphoesterase, producing MRIGIISDSHDNIEAIKLVVDLLNKESVDLTIHLGDIVSPFCFDYFDKLNSKFIGVFGNNDGEVLFLQQKSEGKLHKPPFEIELDGKEFILMHEPFGIDKLAREYNYVLYGHLHRIDLRETEKGYIINPGELCGCLTNRRTLVILDTKKNEVSLRVV from the coding sequence ATGAGAATAGGAATAATCTCTGACTCTCATGATAATATTGAAGCAATAAAGCTCGTCGTTGATTTATTGAATAAAGAGAGTGTTGACTTAACTATCCATCTTGGTGATATTGTGTCTCCATTTTGTTTCGACTATTTTGATAAGTTGAATAGTAAATTTATCGGTGTATTTGGCAACAATGACGGCGAAGTGTTATTTTTGCAGCAAAAGAGTGAAGGGAAATTGCATAAGCCGCCGTTTGAGATTGAGCTTGACGGCAAAGAGTTTATTCTGATGCATGAGCCGTTTGGTATAGATAAGCTTGCAAGAGAGTATAACTATGTGCTTTATGGCCATCTTCATAGGATAGATTTAAGAGAGACTGAAAAAGGGTATATTATCAACCCGGGAGAGTTGTGTGGATGCTTGACGAACAGAAGAACATTGGTGATTCTGGACACGAAGAAGAACGAAGTGAGCCTAAGGGTTGTTTAG
- the leuB gene encoding 3-isopropylmalate dehydrogenase, whose product MAKFKIAVAEGDGIGPEVVAEGLKVLDEVGSRFGHEFEYEKVYIGGCAVDKFEDPLPDSEVEKILKCDALFFGAVGGPKWDNLPREKRPETGMLKIRKTLNAFANLRPAKVFDELVDASTLKPEVIKGIDILVVRELTGGIYFGQPKGIVEENGVKKGINTMIYTEPEIERIVRLAFELARQRRKKLTSVDKANVLDVSQLWRDVVEKVAKDYPDVEYNHLLVDNAAMQLVRDPKQFDVIVTGNIFGDILSDEASMLTGSIGMLPSASIGGEVGMFEPIHGSAPDIAGLGIANPIAQIESAAMMLKYGFKLDKEAEAIEKAVDMILKMGYRTPDIYSEGTRKVNTQQMGDLIAKAVGEVEI is encoded by the coding sequence ATGGCTAAGTTTAAAATAGCTGTTGCAGAAGGCGATGGAATAGGGCCTGAAGTTGTTGCAGAAGGTTTGAAGGTTTTAGATGAAGTCGGAAGCAGATTTGGGCATGAGTTTGAGTATGAGAAGGTTTATATTGGTGGATGTGCAGTTGACAAGTTTGAAGACCCATTACCTGATAGCGAAGTTGAGAAGATTTTAAAATGCGATGCTCTGTTTTTTGGTGCTGTTGGCGGGCCTAAATGGGATAATCTGCCACGAGAGAAAAGGCCAGAGACGGGAATGTTGAAGATAAGAAAAACACTTAACGCTTTTGCCAATTTAAGACCAGCTAAAGTATTTGATGAACTTGTCGATGCAAGCACACTAAAGCCAGAAGTGATAAAGGGTATCGATATACTCGTTGTCAGAGAGCTAACCGGTGGAATCTATTTTGGTCAGCCCAAAGGCATTGTTGAAGAGAATGGCGTAAAAAAAGGCATAAATACGATGATTTATACTGAGCCAGAGATAGAGCGTATCGTAAGGCTTGCATTTGAGCTTGCAAGACAGAGAAGAAAGAAGTTAACAAGTGTTGATAAGGCGAATGTGCTTGATGTTTCTCAATTGTGGCGTGATGTTGTTGAAAAAGTGGCGAAGGATTATCCCGATGTTGAGTATAATCATCTGCTTGTTGATAATGCGGCTATGCAGCTTGTTAGGGACCCGAAGCAGTTTGATGTTATCGTGACGGGTAATATTTTTGGCGATATCCTGTCTGATGAAGCGAGCATGTTAACCGGTTCAATCGGAATGTTGCCTTCTGCTTCAATTGGTGGAGAAGTAGGTATGTTTGAGCCGATTCATGGTTCTGCGCCTGACATTGCCGGCCTTGGCATAGCAAACCCAATTGCGCAGATTGAGTCTGCTGCTATGATGTTGAAGTATGGATTTAAACTTGACAAGGAAGCCGAAGCAATAGAGAAGGCAGTTGATATGATTTTAAAGATGGGTTATAGAACTCCGGATATTTACAGTGAAGGCACAAGAAAGGTAAATACCCAGCAGATGGGTGATTTAATAGCAAAGGCTGTGGGTGAAGTTGAAATATGA
- a CDS encoding 3-isopropylmalate dehydratase small subunit — MRIKGRVWVYPDNVDTDVIIPARYLNTSDPKELAKHCMEDIDENFAEQVKEGDIIVAGYNFGSGSSREHAPIAIKASGVACVIAKSFSRIFYRNAFNIGLPILESDVSDELEKGDEIEVDTQKGEIVVLKNGKIFKSSVIPEFMQQLIESGGLFGYAKKLLNV; from the coding sequence ATGAGAATAAAAGGAAGAGTTTGGGTATATCCCGATAATGTTGATACAGATGTTATTATACCTGCAAGGTATCTGAATACTTCAGACCCGAAAGAGCTTGCAAAACACTGCATGGAAGATATAGATGAGAACTTTGCAGAACAGGTAAAAGAAGGTGATATAATTGTTGCTGGTTATAACTTTGGTTCGGGCTCAAGCAGGGAGCATGCACCAATAGCCATAAAAGCAAGCGGTGTTGCGTGTGTGATTGCTAAGTCTTTTTCAAGGATTTTTTATAGAAATGCGTTTAATATAGGGTTGCCCATACTTGAGTCTGATGTTTCAGACGAGCTTGAAAAGGGCGATGAGATAGAAGTTGATACGCAAAAAGGCGAGATTGTTGTTTTGAAAAACGGCAAGATTTTTAAATCGAGTGTAATACCCGAATTTATGCAGCAGTTGATAGAAAGCGGCGGTCTTTTTGGTTATGCAAAGAAACTATTAAATGTATGA
- the leuC gene encoding 3-isopropylmalate dehydratase large subunit — protein MAGMTISQKILAKKSNRDFLKAGEIVLADVDLAFANDITAPIAIDFVKRLGVDVFDKNKVALIPDHFTPNKDINSANQCKIMRDFVREKDLPLYWETGEVGIEHALLPEQGYIKPGMLVVGADSHTCTHGALGAFATGMGSTDVGFAFATGKSWFRVPESIKFIYKGKRNKWVYGKDLILYTIGKIGVAGALYKSMEFTGDAIKELSMEDRLTMCNMAVEAGAKNGIIEPDDITIEYLKERDIDRSEYEILKSDDDAEYSDIIEIDVSNIEPQVAFPHLPSNTKGISEIKEDIKIDQAFIGSCTNGRISDLREAAKVLKGNKVAKYVRLIIIPATVEVYKQALKEGLFDIFLEAGAVISTPTCGPCLGGYMGILADGEVCISTSNRNFVGRMGSKKAYVYLSSPAVAAASAVAGKIIHPDEVIK, from the coding sequence ATGGCGGGAATGACCATTTCTCAGAAGATATTGGCTAAAAAGAGCAATAGGGATTTTCTAAAAGCTGGCGAGATTGTTTTGGCTGATGTTGATTTGGCTTTTGCAAACGATATAACAGCACCTATTGCCATAGATTTTGTTAAAAGACTTGGCGTTGATGTGTTTGATAAAAATAAAGTTGCTTTAATTCCAGACCATTTTACACCGAATAAGGATATCAATTCTGCAAATCAGTGCAAAATAATGCGTGATTTTGTTAGAGAAAAGGATTTACCGTTGTATTGGGAGACAGGAGAAGTCGGGATAGAGCATGCACTTCTGCCTGAGCAGGGCTATATTAAACCTGGCATGCTTGTTGTCGGTGCTGATTCTCATACCTGCACACATGGTGCTTTGGGTGCTTTTGCAACTGGTATGGGCTCAACGGATGTTGGTTTTGCCTTTGCAACAGGCAAAAGCTGGTTTAGGGTGCCTGAGTCTATTAAATTCATCTATAAAGGTAAACGCAATAAATGGGTATACGGCAAGGATTTGATTCTTTATACGATAGGTAAAATCGGCGTTGCAGGAGCTTTATATAAATCAATGGAGTTTACAGGAGATGCGATAAAAGAATTATCTATGGAAGATAGGCTTACAATGTGCAATATGGCTGTTGAAGCTGGAGCAAAAAACGGCATCATTGAGCCTGATGATATAACGATTGAGTATCTGAAAGAAAGAGATATCGACAGAAGTGAGTATGAGATTCTAAAAAGTGATGATGATGCAGAATACAGCGATATAATCGAGATAGATGTTTCAAATATAGAGCCGCAGGTTGCTTTTCCGCATCTGCCGTCAAACACAAAGGGCATAAGCGAGATAAAGGAAGATATAAAGATAGACCAGGCGTTTATCGGCAGCTGCACAAACGGCAGGATCTCCGATTTAAGAGAAGCGGCTAAGGTTTTAAAGGGCAATAAAGTTGCAAAATATGTGAGACTTATCATTATTCCTGCGACAGTTGAAGTATATAAGCAGGCATTAAAAGAAGGTTTGTTTGATATTTTTCTTGAAGCTGGTGCTGTTATCTCAACACCGACATGTGGGCCGTGTCTTGGCGGCTATATGGGTATTCTTGCTGACGGTGAAGTCTGTATATCAACATCAAACAGAAACTTTGTCGGAAGAATGGGCTCTAAAAAAGCCTATGTCTATTTAAGTTCGCCTGCTGTTGCTGCTGCAAGTGCTGTAGCTGGCAAAATAATTCATCCAGATGAGGTAATAAAATGA
- a CDS encoding methyl-accepting chemotaxis protein, protein MRDLREELEERRRYLEQNIEIIRDILNRVAEGDVSDTIEIPEDNQLKDLEGPINSIIENLRVVVKGIKDSAEVANDISYKTAEGVQQVADWNENVFQKSQSELVELAKQLGEATKNIEGIVGLIRDIADQTNLLALNAAIEAARAGEAGRGFAVVADEVRSLAEKSQKATGDIADAIKAIEKSSTDMIEKIQFNSDESKKLVEAVASLKDNVEALNDHIKELVDSVSIFNV, encoded by the coding sequence ATGAGAGATTTAAGGGAGGAGCTCGAAGAGAGGAGAAGGTATCTTGAGCAGAATATAGAGATAATAAGGGATATTCTAAACAGGGTTGCAGAAGGCGATGTGTCTGACACGATTGAGATACCAGAAGACAATCAGCTTAAAGATTTGGAAGGTCCAATCAACTCAATTATAGAGAATCTAAGAGTTGTTGTTAAAGGCATAAAGGACTCTGCCGAAGTTGCAAATGACATATCATACAAAACAGCAGAAGGAGTGCAGCAGGTTGCAGACTGGAATGAGAATGTTTTCCAAAAATCACAGAGCGAGCTTGTTGAGTTGGCAAAACAGTTAGGTGAAGCAACCAAGAATATAGAAGGCATTGTTGGATTGATTAGAGATATAGCAGACCAGACAAACTTGCTCGCCTTAAATGCTGCAATTGAAGCAGCACGAGCTGGAGAAGCCGGCCGTGGCTTTGCTGTTGTTGCAGATGAAGTTAGAAGCTTAGCTGAAAAATCACAAAAAGCAACAGGCGATATAGCAGATGCAATTAAAGCAATAGAGAAGAGTTCAACAGATATGATTGAGAAGATTCAATTTAACTCAGATGAGTCCAAAAAACTTGTCGAAGCTGTTGCATCCTTAAAGGATAATGTTGAAGCTTTAAACGACCATATCAAAGAGCTTGTCGATAGTGTATCGATATTCAATGTGTAA
- a CDS encoding DUF2914 domain-containing protein, with product MLRKVFKFIILMFFATVIMGSFKTYSMSVGNIICGTGVKNRKVVNPSDEFRGAKRIWCLVELKNVKNSTYIVMRWVLNDRHFDIKLPVKPYNRFRTWSYKTIYPSMKGVWKLEIFDKNNKLLKEKVFVVK from the coding sequence ATGTTGAGAAAAGTGTTTAAATTTATCATCTTGATGTTTTTTGCAACTGTTATTATGGGTAGTTTTAAGACTTATTCTATGTCTGTTGGTAATATAATTTGTGGAACTGGGGTTAAAAATAGAAAAGTAGTGAATCCTTCTGATGAGTTTAGAGGAGCAAAAAGAATTTGGTGTCTTGTTGAACTTAAAAATGTAAAAAACTCCACTTATATAGTTATGAGATGGGTGCTTAACGATAGGCACTTTGATATAAAACTTCCTGTTAAACCTTATAACAGATTTAGAACTTGGTCTTATAAAACTATTTATCCTTCGATGAAAGGTGTATGGAAACTTGAAATTTTTGATAAAAATAACAAACTGTTAAAAGAGAAAGTTTTTGTTGTTAAATAA
- the moaC gene encoding cyclic pyranopterin monophosphate synthase MoaC: protein MEFTHFNEQKRAKMVDVSAKDYTLRIAKAYGEVKLSKEAYSAVKEGKVKKGDVLAVAQVGGIMGAKQTPYLIPMCHPLNLEGVDINFEMDDENCTIKIFSEVKITHKTGVEMEAMTAVSIAALTIYDMCKAIDRAIEIKNIRLIYKEGGKSGKFERL, encoded by the coding sequence ATGGAATTTACGCACTTTAATGAACAGAAAAGAGCAAAGATGGTTGATGTTTCGGCTAAGGACTATACTCTGCGTATAGCTAAGGCTTATGGTGAAGTGAAGCTCTCTAAGGAAGCCTATAGTGCCGTAAAAGAAGGAAAGGTGAAAAAGGGTGATGTTCTGGCTGTGGCTCAAGTTGGCGGAATAATGGGAGCAAAACAGACTCCATATCTTATACCAATGTGCCACCCTTTGAATCTTGAAGGTGTTGATATAAACTTTGAGATGGATGATGAGAACTGCACTATAAAGATATTCTCAGAAGTCAAGATAACCCACAAAACGGGCGTTGAGATGGAAGCAATGACAGCTGTGAGTATTGCAGCTTTAACTATATACGATATGTGTAAAGCCATTGACAGGGCTATAGAGATAAAGAACATTCGTCTTATTTACAAAGAAGGTGGCAAAAGCGGTAAATTCGAAAGACTTTAA
- the moaA gene encoding GTP 3',8-cyclase MoaA: MAELIDKFGRKINYLRISVTDRCNFRCIYCMPKEGIEWKPMSEILSYEEIALFVKVAAGLGIRKIKLTGGEPLVRKGVENLIEMLKSIDGIEEISLTTNGSLLKKYAKSLKEAGLDRITVSLDTLKAERFKFITRMGDLRDVLDGFEAIEDAGFKDTKINTVVMKGVNDDEILDLVEFALKVKCDIRFIEFMPTDIVKDWRRYFISISEIKRIIKDKYELEHSDKKTNGPSDYFKIDGGFVGFITPLSSAFCSVCNRIRLTSDGFILPCLGHPDRVGVREALKEENEIKISKLIKYAVEIKPKEHALLKEGIHSSMAAVGG; this comes from the coding sequence ATGGCAGAACTGATTGATAAATTCGGTAGAAAGATAAATTATTTGCGTATTTCTGTTACGGATAGGTGTAATTTTAGGTGTATTTATTGCATGCCAAAGGAAGGCATAGAGTGGAAGCCTATGAGTGAGATTTTAAGCTATGAAGAGATAGCTCTTTTTGTTAAAGTGGCTGCAGGATTGGGTATAAGAAAGATAAAGCTTACAGGTGGTGAGCCGCTCGTAAGAAAGGGTGTAGAAAATCTTATTGAGATGCTAAAAAGCATAGATGGGATTGAAGAGATATCTTTAACAACAAACGGCAGTTTGCTTAAAAAATATGCAAAATCGTTAAAAGAAGCTGGCCTTGATAGGATTACTGTTAGTCTTGATACGCTAAAAGCTGAAAGGTTTAAGTTTATAACACGAATGGGTGATTTAAGGGATGTGCTTGATGGTTTTGAAGCAATTGAAGATGCGGGTTTTAAAGACACAAAGATAAACACCGTCGTTATGAAAGGTGTAAATGATGATGAGATATTAGACCTTGTTGAGTTTGCTTTGAAGGTGAAGTGTGATATTCGATTTATTGAGTTTATGCCAACTGATATAGTCAAGGATTGGAGAAGGTATTTTATAAGCATTAGTGAGATAAAGCGTATTATAAAGGACAAATATGAACTTGAGCATTCCGATAAGAAAACCAACGGTCCGTCAGATTATTTCAAAATAGACGGTGGTTTTGTGGGTTTTATTACGCCTTTGTCGAGTGCTTTTTGTTCTGTTTGCAATAGAATAAGATTAACGAGCGACGGTTTTATTCTGCCGTGTCTTGGTCATCCAGATAGGGTTGGAGTAAGGGAAGCCTTAAAAGAAGAAAATGAGATAAAAATAAGCAAGCTTATAAAGTATGCGGTTGAGATAAAACCAAAGGAGCATGCACTTTTAAAGGAAGGCATACACTCAAGCATGGCAGCAGTGGGAGGATAA
- the thiE gene encoding thiamine phosphate synthase, giving the protein MDLPKGFYGIVDDRFGCIESAKKLIEFGVKIIQYRCKGKSDREMFYEAKKIREMTKSEGVVFIVDDRVDLALTVEADGVHLGDKDLPVCEVRRIVPEGFIIGLSAHSIEDVENADCCDYIGVGPVFETTTKKNPHPTLGIDLAKKMVEISRYPAFLIGGISLENIHLIKDIKAYGFVSVRDVLANDKEHFERMLKIWQN; this is encoded by the coding sequence ATGGATTTGCCAAAAGGGTTTTATGGAATAGTTGACGATAGATTTGGCTGTATTGAATCTGCAAAAAAGCTTATAGAGTTTGGTGTTAAGATTATTCAGTATAGGTGCAAAGGCAAAAGCGATAGAGAGATGTTCTATGAAGCAAAAAAGATAAGAGAGATGACAAAGTCAGAAGGCGTTGTTTTTATTGTTGACGATAGGGTTGACCTTGCCTTGACTGTTGAAGCTGACGGTGTTCATTTAGGTGATAAGGATTTACCTGTATGCGAAGTTAGAAGGATAGTGCCTGAAGGCTTTATTATAGGTTTAAGTGCGCATAGTATTGAAGATGTAGAAAATGCTGACTGTTGCGATTATATAGGTGTTGGACCAGTATTTGAAACTACAACAAAGAAAAATCCGCATCCCACATTGGGTATTGATTTGGCTAAGAAAATGGTTGAGATAAGCAGATATCCAGCTTTTCTTATTGGTGGTATATCACTTGAGAATATTCATCTGATTAAGGATATAAAGGCTTACGGTTTTGTTAGTGTAAGGGATGTGCTTGCAAATGATAAAGAACACTTTGAAAGGATGTTGAAAATATGGCAGAACTGA
- a CDS encoding D-glycero-alpha-D-manno-heptose-1,7-bisphosphate 7-phosphatase, whose product MNKAVFLDRDGTIIEDVNYLSRIEDIKLIKGVKEALKLLKDDGYLLVVVSNQSGIGRGYFTKEFVDKANAVLNEMLDGLIDAFYYCPHKPEDNCSCRKPKTALVDEAVERFEIDRSKSFVIGDKESDIELGINANITPILVLTGYGKKYKDSTKAKLIFDDILGAAKWICQKGFME is encoded by the coding sequence ATGAACAAAGCTGTATTTTTAGACAGAGACGGCACAATCATAGAAGATGTGAATTATTTAAGCAGAATAGAAGATATTAAATTAATAAAAGGTGTCAAAGAAGCGCTTAAGCTTTTGAAGGACGATGGTTATCTGCTTGTTGTTGTTTCAAACCAGTCTGGCATAGGTCGCGGATATTTTACAAAAGAGTTTGTTGATAAGGCTAATGCTGTTTTAAATGAGATGCTTGACGGTTTGATTGATGCGTTTTATTACTGTCCGCATAAACCGGAAGATAACTGCTCATGTAGAAAGCCGAAAACAGCGCTTGTTGATGAAGCAGTTGAAAGGTTTGAAATAGACAGAAGCAAGTCTTTTGTGATTGGCGATAAGGAAAGCGATATAGAACTTGGTATAAATGCTAATATAACACCTATTTTGGTGCTTACCGGTTATGGTAAGAAGTATAAGGATTCAACAAAGGCTAAACTGATTTTTGATGATATTTTAGGAGCTGCTAAATGGATTTGCCAAAAGGGTTTTATGGAATAG
- a CDS encoding Rpn family recombination-promoting nuclease/putative transposase, with amino-acid sequence MKHPKLTQPHDTFFKKLFSNEKNVRDFLLSFLPEKLKQSLDLNSIKVIDTEKISKKYKRHHIDLIVECKTREEDKKAQIYILFEHKSYPDKFTLIQILSYMMTIWEKNIENKEELTPIIPFIFYHGKRKFDLAENFSDYFSVKDKNIKEYLLNFKSIIFDTNRIDDKTLTEKIDNLNLLAALLSFKHIFDDIEELKPIFKTLISFGENGLLLFLEYIVISRSVDEEKLKEALKEIGGDKVPTLAQKWFEEGLEEGKYIGWQEGEVEGLKKGLLEAIKIGLQLKFGNNSLTLFESVKAIKDIEKLKLIKDAIIDAKSVDEIEKLLPKD; translated from the coding sequence ATGAAACACCCAAAACTCACCCAACCACACGATACATTCTTCAAAAAACTATTCAGCAATGAGAAAAATGTAAGGGATTTTCTTCTCTCTTTTTTGCCAGAAAAACTCAAGCAATCGCTTGACCTAAACTCAATAAAGGTTATAGACACAGAGAAGATTTCAAAGAAGTATAAAAGGCATCATATTGATCTGATTGTCGAATGCAAAACAAGAGAAGAAGATAAAAAAGCTCAAATTTACATACTCTTTGAACACAAATCATATCCAGATAAGTTTACTCTCATTCAAATACTCTCATACATGATGACTATCTGGGAGAAGAACATAGAAAACAAAGAAGAGCTTACTCCTATTATTCCCTTTATCTTCTATCATGGAAAGAGAAAGTTTGATCTGGCTGAGAATTTCTCTGATTACTTTTCAGTAAAAGATAAAAACATAAAAGAGTATCTATTAAACTTCAAAAGCATAATCTTCGATACAAACAGAATAGATGACAAAACACTCACAGAGAAGATAGACAATTTAAATCTCCTTGCTGCCCTTTTAAGTTTTAAACACATATTTGATGACATAGAAGAACTCAAACCTATATTCAAAACACTGATAAGTTTCGGAGAAAATGGACTTCTTCTGTTTTTGGAGTATATTGTAATTAGCAGATCTGTTGATGAAGAAAAACTAAAAGAAGCACTCAAAGAGATTGGAGGTGATAAAGTGCCAACACTTGCACAGAAATGGTTTGAAGAAGGATTAGAAGAAGGCAAATATATAGGCTGGCAGGAAGGTGAAGTTGAAGGATTGAAAAAGGGATTACTCGAAGCAATAAAGATAGGCTTGCAGCTTAAATTTGGCAATAACAGTCTCACTCTGTTTGAGTCAGTAAAAGCAATCAAAGATATTGAAAAACTTAAACTCATAAAGGATGCAATTATTGATGCAAAGAGTGTTGATGAGATAGAGAAGCTTTTACCAAAAGACTAA